A single genomic interval of Koleobacter methoxysyntrophicus harbors:
- the wecC gene encoding UDP-N-acetyl-D-mannosamine dehydrogenase encodes MVKIMNKKKICVMGLGYIGLPTSAMFATHGCKVIGVDVNEKVVDALNRGEITIEEPYLDIMVQAAVRSGNLIADTKPHEADAFIIAVPTPITEEKKADMSYVIAATETIVPYLRKGNIVILESTSPTGTVEKLIVPILEKSGFKIGEELYVGHSPERVLPGKILWELVNNNRIVGGINRISAEKIRDLYKIFVNGEIFLTTATTAEMCKLMENTFRDVNIALANELAKICENIGINAWEVIELANKHPRVNIHQPGPGVGGHCLAVDPWFIIEKNPDIAKIIELSRKTNDSMPKHVLNRIDEILKDIKRTKKISILGITYKPNIDDMRESPIIELIDLMDERDDYEVSVYDPYVKNHKYQAKDLIDVAKNSDLILLAVHHDDFKNLPLSDMAKVMRNKYFFDTRNFINREEVEEKGFKYILLGESKSLYRETCLNEVAATI; translated from the coding sequence ATGGTGAAAATAATGAACAAGAAAAAAATATGTGTTATGGGATTAGGATATATAGGTTTACCAACTAGTGCTATGTTTGCAACCCATGGGTGTAAGGTAATTGGTGTAGATGTCAATGAAAAAGTGGTAGATGCTTTAAACAGAGGAGAGATTACTATTGAAGAACCATACTTAGATATTATGGTACAAGCAGCTGTTAGGTCAGGGAATCTAATTGCTGATACTAAGCCGCATGAGGCAGATGCATTTATTATAGCAGTTCCAACGCCAATTACTGAAGAAAAGAAAGCCGATATGAGTTATGTAATTGCAGCTACAGAAACAATTGTGCCTTATCTTAGAAAAGGGAATATAGTTATACTAGAATCTACTTCACCAACTGGAACAGTAGAAAAATTAATTGTTCCAATATTAGAAAAATCGGGGTTTAAAATAGGGGAAGAATTATATGTAGGGCATTCTCCAGAAAGAGTGCTTCCGGGAAAGATACTATGGGAATTGGTTAATAACAATAGAATTGTTGGTGGAATTAATAGGATTTCAGCTGAAAAAATACGTGATTTATATAAAATATTTGTTAATGGAGAAATATTTCTTACTACAGCAACAACGGCTGAGATGTGTAAATTGATGGAGAACACCTTTAGGGATGTAAATATTGCACTTGCGAATGAGTTAGCAAAGATATGCGAAAATATAGGAATTAATGCATGGGAAGTAATTGAACTAGCCAATAAACATCCAAGAGTAAATATTCATCAACCAGGGCCAGGAGTTGGTGGACATTGTTTGGCGGTAGACCCATGGTTTATTATAGAAAAAAATCCTGATATAGCTAAAATTATTGAATTATCAAGAAAAACCAATGATAGTATGCCAAAACATGTCCTAAATAGAATAGATGAGATATTAAAGGATATTAAAAGAACTAAAAAAATATCTATTCTTGGAATTACATATAAGCCTAATATAGATGATATGAGAGAAAGTCCTATTATTGAATTAATTGATTTGATGGATGAGAGAGATGATTATGAAGTTAGTGTGTATGACCCTTACGTGAAAAATCATAAGTATCAAGCTAAAGATTTGATAGATGTGGCAAAGAATAGCGATCTCATATTATTAGCTGTACATCATGACGATTTTAAAAATCTACCATTAAGTGACATGGCTAAAGTAATGAGAAATAAGTACTTTTTTGATACAAGAAACTTTATAAATAGAGAAGAAGTTGAAGAAAAAGGGTTTAAATATATATTGTTAGGAGAGAGTAAATCCCTGTATAGAGAAACTTGTCTTAATGAGGTTGCAGCAACTATATAG
- a CDS encoding polysaccharide biosynthesis protein, producing MLADILLVNCAAFGALLLRFEFDVPEQYYSLLLNNLAVINIVMIASFYIFSLYRNLWKYASVDELNSVVVSCAAGTAVLIIYFYTFGIRFPRSFYLIFPMLNATFIGGVRFSYRVAKRLKNLYTKNYLGEKKVLIIGAGEAGSMVIKEMYNNPQISKQPVAVIDDDPSKRNRRIHGVPVLGTRHDIPKIAEEKGIDEIIIAMPSASKREIKDILNICKETKCKLRTLPGVFELIDGRVDIKKIRDVDLEDLLGREPVRVDLDEICGYIENRRVLVTGGGGSIGSELCRQIARFNPEKLLILDIYENGAYEIQNELKRKYGNMINLEVIIASVREKNRMEQIFYKFKPELVFHAAAHKHVPLMEANPTEAVKNNVFGTLNTAELADKYRTKKFVLISTDKAVNPTSVMGATKRVAEMIIQAMDKQSRTEYSAVRFGNVLGSNGSVIPLFKKQIAEGGPVTVTHPEITRYFMTIPEAVQLVLQAGAMAKGGEIFVLDMGEPVRIADLARDLIKLSGFEPDADIKIEFTGLRPGEKLYEELLMAEEGLKKTKNEKIYIGKPVFIDIDRLKKELNVLNTILLKEEEELIGPILKRLVPTYKKPGTRIKII from the coding sequence ATGCTGGCGGATATACTGCTGGTAAACTGTGCTGCTTTTGGGGCTCTTTTATTAAGGTTCGAGTTTGATGTCCCGGAGCAATATTATTCACTTCTTTTAAATAATTTAGCAGTCATAAACATTGTAATGATAGCCTCATTTTATATCTTCAGTCTCTACAGGAATTTGTGGAAATATGCCAGCGTAGATGAATTGAATTCGGTGGTTGTTTCGTGTGCGGCAGGCACTGCAGTATTAATCATATATTTTTACACATTCGGTATAAGATTCCCCAGGAGTTTTTACCTTATCTTCCCTATGCTTAATGCAACATTTATAGGGGGGGTCAGGTTTTCATACAGGGTTGCTAAAAGGCTGAAAAACCTTTATACAAAAAATTACCTGGGAGAAAAGAAGGTGCTGATCATTGGGGCCGGGGAAGCGGGCTCTATGGTCATAAAAGAAATGTACAACAACCCCCAAATCAGCAAACAACCTGTGGCAGTAATTGATGATGACCCCTCTAAAAGGAACAGGCGGATACATGGGGTGCCCGTACTCGGAACAAGGCACGATATCCCGAAAATAGCAGAGGAAAAGGGTATAGATGAAATAATCATAGCCATGCCGTCGGCAAGCAAACGGGAGATAAAGGATATCCTGAACATATGCAAAGAAACGAAATGCAAACTGAGGACCCTTCCCGGCGTGTTTGAATTGATAGACGGCAGAGTAGACATAAAGAAAATAAGGGATGTAGACTTAGAGGACCTTTTAGGAAGGGAACCTGTGAGAGTAGACCTGGACGAAATATGCGGCTACATAGAAAACCGGAGGGTTTTAGTGACAGGTGGAGGCGGGTCAATAGGTTCTGAACTCTGCAGACAGATAGCAAGATTCAACCCCGAAAAACTCCTTATACTCGATATATACGAAAACGGTGCGTATGAGATTCAAAACGAGTTAAAAAGAAAATATGGAAACATGATCAACCTGGAGGTAATTATAGCCTCTGTTAGGGAAAAAAACAGGATGGAACAGATATTTTACAAATTTAAGCCCGAGCTGGTATTCCATGCAGCAGCCCACAAACATGTCCCCCTCATGGAAGCCAATCCGACAGAAGCTGTAAAGAATAATGTATTTGGGACATTAAACACAGCAGAACTGGCTGATAAATACAGAACCAAAAAGTTTGTTTTAATATCCACCGATAAAGCGGTTAACCCGACAAGTGTAATGGGAGCTACAAAAAGGGTAGCAGAGATGATTATCCAGGCTATGGACAAACAGAGCAGAACAGAATATTCGGCAGTGAGATTTGGAAATGTACTGGGCAGTAACGGCAGTGTAATACCATTATTCAAAAAGCAAATAGCTGAAGGCGGGCCGGTAACGGTCACCCATCCGGAGATAACCAGATACTTTATGACAATACCGGAAGCCGTGCAGCTGGTACTCCAGGCAGGGGCAATGGCTAAGGGTGGAGAAATATTTGTGCTCGATATGGGAGAACCGGTAAGAATAGCAGACCTGGCAAGGGACCTTATAAAGCTGTCGGGCTTTGAGCCGGATGCGGATATAAAAATAGAGTTTACGGGGCTCAGGCCGGGCGAAAAGCTTTATGAGGAACTCTTAATGGCCGAAGAGGGCCTTAAGAAAACAAAAAACGAGAAGATATACATCGGGAAACCTGTTTTTATAGATATAGACCGGTTGAAAAAGGAACTGAATGTACTTAATACGATACTGTTAAAAGAAGAAGAGGAATTGATCGGGCCAATACTTAAAAGGCTTGTACCTACATATAAGAAACCGGGAACAAGGATAAAGATAATATAG
- a CDS encoding sugar transferase, with product MYRKFVKRLLDLTLSLIAMIILWPVFLMIAILIKIDSKGPVLFKQKRVGKNKNHFYILKFRTMRTDTPKDMPTHMLKNPEMFITRVGKFLRKTSLDELPQIINILKGEMSIIGPRPALWNQYDLVAERDKYGANDVYPGLTGWAQINGRDELPIDIKAKYDGEYVKKMSFLFDVKCFFGTIISVIKGDGVVEGGTGTLEKEGTVNKELTI from the coding sequence ATGTATAGAAAATTTGTAAAAAGATTATTGGATTTAACATTATCCCTAATAGCAATGATTATACTTTGGCCTGTTTTTCTGATGATTGCTATTCTTATTAAGATAGACTCTAAAGGACCGGTATTATTCAAACAAAAACGTGTAGGTAAGAATAAGAATCACTTCTATATATTAAAGTTTAGAACAATGAGAACAGATACACCAAAAGATATGCCAACTCATATGTTAAAGAACCCTGAAATGTTTATAACAAGGGTAGGTAAGTTTCTTAGAAAAACAAGCCTTGATGAACTACCTCAGATTATAAACATCTTAAAAGGTGAAATGAGTATTATAGGTCCACGTCCTGCATTATGGAACCAGTATGATTTGGTAGCAGAAAGAGATAAATATGGTGCCAATGACGTTTATCCAGGGCTTACAGGTTGGGCTCAGATAAATGGTAGAGATGAACTGCCTATAGATATTAAAGCAAAGTATGATGGAGAGTATGTTAAGAAAATGAGTTTTTTATTTGATGTTAAATGCTTCTTTGGAACCATTATAAGTGTTATTAAAGGTGATGGTGTTGTTGAAGGTGGCACAGGAACATTAGAAAAAGAGGGAACAGTGAACAAGGAGTTGACAATATAA
- a CDS encoding heparinase II/III domain-containing protein has protein sequence MIKIIKSLLTEYGLKWTLNRGLYSVKLKLMSKIPAVERLFEKNVSVKRIDLFDYDIGLIKRFLENLEEEKRIKIVSTADKAINGIITGFSSIELDYGNPINWHLNPLTGVKSRRDVKWYLIPDFNPEAGDIKVVWEASRLAHFFYFARAYLITGDKKYYEAFSNQLEDWLKNNLYSYGINYKCGQEATLRMINTLMTYAVFKSCGITTKKDKDNVTKLAELSYKKVLSNFFYAHKCIRNNHTFSEICGLIIGAWCCEDKAGVKRAYKLMDAEIRNQFLKDGGFTQYSFNYQRFTLQILECVYKISEKTGIYITEKERIKNSILLLYQVQDENGFVPNYGSNDGSLIFPVTSCEYGDYRPVLNTMYTLIEGKRLYSPGDYDEELLWFGSQTVFPEANLKRESSSFNDSGFYIFRHNGGFIMCCLQNFKSRPAHMDQLHIDLWHKGINVFCDSGTYSYASKMGKVLSSTVAHNTVKLPGIEQMNKIGPFLVTDWTKRGDVRYTKNSFWGAMISKNGYKHTRNIEKTEYGYMITDEVIGDRDYCEFYFHTPCEVKIDNGVFHLYNKGEIICSVNTEGNIEVKKAYRSLYYLRKDEINCVSVRYKMHDKKCIATFDIKLNV, from the coding sequence ATGATAAAAATAATTAAATCATTGTTAACTGAATATGGTTTGAAATGGACACTAAATAGAGGATTGTATTCAGTAAAATTAAAATTGATGTCTAAAATACCAGCAGTGGAAAGATTATTTGAAAAAAACGTATCGGTTAAGAGGATTGACCTATTTGATTATGATATAGGATTAATTAAAAGATTTTTAGAGAATTTAGAGGAAGAAAAGAGAATAAAAATAGTATCTACAGCCGATAAGGCAATTAATGGTATTATTACAGGATTTTCCTCAATCGAATTGGATTATGGTAATCCAATAAACTGGCATCTAAATCCTTTAACTGGAGTTAAAAGTAGACGAGATGTCAAGTGGTATCTAATCCCAGATTTTAATCCAGAAGCAGGAGATATAAAGGTGGTTTGGGAAGCTTCAAGACTTGCTCACTTCTTTTATTTTGCCAGAGCCTATTTGATAACAGGTGATAAAAAATACTATGAGGCTTTTTCAAATCAACTAGAAGATTGGTTAAAAAATAATCTATATTCATATGGCATTAATTATAAATGTGGGCAAGAAGCTACTCTTCGAATGATTAATACCCTTATGACTTATGCAGTATTTAAGAGTTGTGGTATTACTACGAAAAAAGATAAAGACAATGTAACTAAACTTGCAGAGTTAAGTTATAAGAAAGTATTATCTAACTTTTTTTATGCTCATAAATGTATTAGAAATAACCATACTTTCTCAGAAATATGTGGACTCATTATAGGAGCTTGGTGTTGTGAAGATAAAGCAGGAGTTAAAAGAGCTTATAAATTGATGGATGCCGAGATAAGAAATCAGTTTTTAAAAGATGGTGGTTTCACACAATACTCTTTTAATTACCAAAGATTTACCTTGCAAATTCTTGAATGTGTATATAAGATTAGTGAGAAAACAGGCATTTATATCACGGAAAAAGAAAGAATTAAAAACAGTATTTTATTGCTGTATCAGGTACAAGACGAAAATGGTTTTGTTCCGAATTACGGTTCTAATGATGGATCATTGATTTTCCCAGTAACATCATGTGAGTATGGCGATTATAGACCAGTTCTAAATACTATGTACACGTTGATTGAAGGAAAAAGACTTTATTCACCCGGGGACTATGATGAGGAACTATTATGGTTTGGGAGTCAAACAGTATTTCCTGAGGCAAATTTAAAGAGGGAATCGTCGAGTTTTAACGATTCGGGCTTTTATATTTTCCGTCATAATGGTGGATTTATAATGTGTTGTTTGCAAAATTTTAAATCAAGACCAGCACATATGGATCAACTGCATATAGATCTCTGGCATAAAGGTATAAATGTTTTTTGTGACAGTGGTACTTATTCTTATGCCAGCAAAATGGGGAAGGTACTTTCGTCAACAGTAGCTCACAATACTGTAAAATTACCTGGCATTGAGCAAATGAATAAAATAGGACCATTTTTAGTAACTGACTGGACTAAACGTGGAGATGTTAGATACACAAAGAATAGTTTTTGGGGTGCTATGATTTCTAAGAATGGTTATAAACACACCAGAAATATTGAAAAAACTGAGTATGGCTATATGATTACAGATGAAGTTATTGGTGATAGAGATTACTGCGAGTTTTATTTTCATACCCCGTGTGAAGTGAAAATAGACAATGGAGTATTCCATTTGTATAATAAAGGGGAAATCATATGTAGTGTTAATACAGAGGGAAATATTGAAGTAAAAAAGGCATATAGAAGTTTGTATTATTTGCGAAAAGATGAGATTAATTGTGTGTCTGTTAGATACAAGATGCATGACAAAAAATGTATAGCGACATTTGACATAAAGCTCAATGTTTGA
- a CDS encoding glycosyltransferase family 4 protein, translating to MVDNKKSKTIWVFHHYATPPTMNGFTRPYNFAINMKDENYKTIIFAASYLHFSDVNLIRNKTPYIVQEHSNIPFVFINTPSSAKNTLARVKNMWAYYMNLFSVTKTYSKKEGKPDLIYASSPHPLALIAGIKIAKKYNVPCVCEVRDLWPEAIFAFGKTKESSVLGKLLIAGEHWIYKKADALIFLKEGDTDYLKERKWTLEQGGDIDLKKCYYINNGVDINAFNKQIKNEILEDEDLLADKFNVVYTGAIRPINNVGNILDAAKLLKDHTDIQFLIYGDGNQLESLRQRVIDEGLNNVKMKGYVEKKYIPYVLSKSSVNILNYSQTKYNWSRGNSSNKLFEYMASGKPIISTVKMGYCLLEKYKCGISLEKDTPHDLAKAIIQIYELPRDKYNEMGENAKNGAKDFDYKVLTKKMLDVIGSLIS from the coding sequence ATGGTGGATAATAAAAAAAGTAAAACCATATGGGTTTTTCATCATTATGCTACACCTCCAACAATGAATGGTTTTACGAGACCATATAATTTTGCCATAAACATGAAAGATGAGAATTACAAAACAATAATCTTTGCTGCATCATATCTTCATTTTTCAGACGTTAATTTAATTAGAAATAAAACTCCATATATTGTTCAAGAACATTCAAATATTCCTTTTGTTTTTATAAATACGCCATCCTCGGCCAAGAACACATTGGCAAGAGTAAAAAATATGTGGGCATATTATATGAATTTATTTAGTGTAACAAAAACATATTCTAAAAAAGAAGGAAAACCTGACTTGATATACGCTTCTTCACCCCATCCATTAGCTCTGATTGCAGGAATTAAAATTGCAAAAAAATATAATGTTCCATGTGTTTGTGAGGTTCGAGATTTGTGGCCGGAAGCAATTTTTGCTTTTGGTAAAACAAAAGAAAGTAGTGTTCTGGGCAAACTGCTGATAGCAGGAGAACATTGGATCTATAAAAAAGCCGATGCACTTATATTCTTGAAAGAGGGAGATACAGACTACCTAAAAGAAAGAAAATGGACCTTAGAACAAGGGGGAGATATTGACCTCAAGAAGTGTTATTACATAAATAATGGTGTAGATATCAATGCATTTAATAAACAAATCAAGAATGAGATATTAGAAGATGAAGATTTACTTGCTGACAAATTTAATGTAGTTTATACAGGGGCTATTCGTCCTATCAATAATGTAGGAAACATTCTAGATGCTGCTAAACTTTTAAAAGACCATACAGATATTCAGTTTCTCATTTATGGTGATGGTAATCAATTAGAGAGTCTAAGGCAACGCGTTATTGATGAAGGATTAAATAATGTCAAAATGAAAGGTTATGTAGAGAAAAAATACATACCTTATGTCCTTAGTAAATCATCGGTCAATATCTTAAACTATTCACAAACAAAATATAATTGGTCTAGAGGGAATAGTTCTAACAAATTATTCGAATATATGGCCTCAGGAAAACCGATTATATCTACTGTTAAAATGGGATACTGTCTCTTAGAGAAATATAAATGTGGCATTTCGTTGGAAAAAGATACACCTCATGATTTGGCTAAAGCTATCATACAGATTTATGAATTACCTAGAGATAAATACAATGAGATGGGTGAAAATGCAAAGAATGGAGCCAAAGATTTTGATTATAAAGTATTAACGAAAAAAATGCTTGATGTAATAGGGAGTTTGATTTCATGA
- a CDS encoding O-antigen ligase family protein, with translation MGRKQRLKKQQNRENKTDKGQQRGTLYWVVFACLCVLMFYPPYFRGLFFDRELLPTHMFTAVLFGLWWIYKLSVKRDPVFLRTPLDYAALGMAAVYFISIFAAVNVRLAIGEFLKYVNYFMAYWLAGELARSRKEIKVFLNVLLASAVGVALLGIGAAAGTFSYNGAFVGGRINSSIQYPNTLAAYLTAAYFISMTLLLNEDKKWKKYLYSTANFILFFTFIFTYSRGAWFLFPIVFIIYLIGLVKENRIRAIENFVIVLIPSLLVLQGFASSIGGSREIRAWLWFFAGIGLTGVCLFISGYVAGINRKVKLAFVGLISITLIAAAIAAFTAVKPIALHHTAEEEAGWKSVTREVKNIRPDTEYVLKVDIESKNPDDQPYSWRIVVNSYDKQNKATRILNSTGGTEGIETKELSFKTRADTKSIRIYFQNYYPNTRAKFENIEISPVVQGANPIKVRTAYKYIPENLVNRIFSINLKDTSASGRFTFYRDAFRIIKDYPIIGTGGGGWASIYFGYQSHLYWSNQVHNYFMQVWVETGTLGLLAVLSVWILVIFTVIKLYKSETAPEDRQLIWGIFIPAAALGIHSIIDFNLSLGAVALYLWFIFGIINGRASVQSGSEGRKRDMHRSLTPYYTGSLVTSLLIFAVSLTLFAGYNYGQKGISLLTRGETLAAEEAFKRASKYDPFTASFRADRAQILDVIGNSSESEELLEEAEKEMQKAVSLDKYNPRLNAHLGAFYLRRGNIEEGLKYLEKASQLHPYNVNYYEYLSDAYVSIAKELIRRGSRDESVEFLDRTIDMVNTIKDLNLQSVKKMDTTPKLILNIEKAAYMKDNIETRRIYREVDDIVFAASLMIDTRGEGLPDLWRKADTAEGYIQTEIISRERSPYLRIENPGSGLGYIYSRDFELQPKSDYVLVMKARGSVRPGRFRVYVFSREGQRTQASAASVNLTEDWQEIKIAFRTTADIESGKQYIRLDHTGKDEGYIEIKEIFLLED, from the coding sequence ATGGGCAGAAAACAGAGGTTGAAAAAACAGCAAAACCGGGAAAATAAAACCGATAAAGGTCAGCAGCGGGGAACCCTGTACTGGGTCGTCTTTGCATGCCTGTGCGTGTTGATGTTCTACCCCCCTTACTTCAGGGGTTTATTCTTCGATAGGGAACTGCTCCCGACCCATATGTTCACCGCAGTCCTCTTCGGCCTGTGGTGGATATATAAGCTGTCGGTAAAAAGGGACCCCGTCTTTTTAAGAACACCTCTGGACTATGCAGCCCTGGGAATGGCTGCAGTATACTTCATTTCGATATTTGCTGCCGTAAATGTCCGCCTGGCCATAGGGGAATTCCTGAAGTATGTTAACTACTTTATGGCCTACTGGCTTGCAGGAGAGCTTGCCAGAAGCCGGAAGGAAATAAAGGTTTTCCTGAATGTACTTTTGGCAAGTGCTGTGGGGGTAGCCCTTTTAGGCATAGGGGCTGCAGCGGGGACCTTTTCCTACAACGGTGCTTTTGTGGGTGGAAGGATAAATTCCTCCATCCAGTATCCCAATACCCTTGCTGCGTACCTGACGGCAGCCTACTTTATATCCATGACCCTTTTACTAAACGAAGACAAAAAATGGAAAAAATACCTTTACTCAACAGCTAATTTTATCCTGTTCTTCACCTTTATATTTACATATTCAAGAGGGGCATGGTTCCTTTTTCCGATAGTATTTATAATCTATTTGATAGGCCTTGTAAAAGAAAACAGGATAAGAGCGATAGAGAACTTTGTCATAGTGCTTATTCCCTCATTGTTAGTTCTGCAGGGATTCGCATCGTCAATAGGCGGTTCCCGTGAAATAAGGGCATGGCTCTGGTTCTTTGCAGGCATAGGTTTAACGGGCGTGTGTTTATTTATCTCAGGATATGTTGCCGGAATTAACCGCAAAGTGAAGCTCGCATTTGTAGGACTTATTTCCATTACACTAATAGCAGCTGCAATAGCTGCCTTTACTGCCGTAAAACCCATAGCTCTGCATCATACAGCAGAAGAGGAAGCAGGCTGGAAGTCAGTGACCAGGGAGGTCAAAAACATCAGGCCCGATACGGAATACGTATTAAAGGTCGATATAGAATCAAAAAACCCCGATGACCAGCCGTATTCCTGGAGGATAGTAGTCAACAGCTATGACAAACAAAACAAAGCAACCCGGATTTTAAATTCAACCGGCGGCACCGAAGGGATAGAGACCAAAGAACTTTCGTTTAAGACCCGGGCGGATACAAAAAGTATAAGGATATACTTCCAGAACTACTATCCAAATACAAGAGCGAAATTCGAAAATATTGAAATCAGCCCTGTTGTACAAGGGGCTAACCCTATAAAGGTAAGGACGGCGTACAAATATATCCCTGAAAACCTGGTTAACCGAATTTTTTCGATAAACCTTAAAGATACGAGCGCATCAGGGAGATTTACGTTTTACAGAGATGCCTTTAGAATTATAAAGGATTACCCGATTATCGGCACTGGCGGAGGCGGCTGGGCATCTATCTACTTCGGCTATCAGTCCCACCTCTACTGGTCGAACCAGGTCCACAACTACTTCATGCAGGTGTGGGTTGAAACGGGCACATTAGGCCTATTAGCGGTTTTATCAGTATGGATACTGGTTATATTTACCGTTATTAAACTCTATAAATCAGAGACTGCTCCCGAAGACAGGCAGCTGATATGGGGCATATTTATTCCTGCAGCTGCCCTGGGAATCCACAGCATTATAGATTTTAACCTCTCCCTCGGTGCTGTAGCCCTCTACCTCTGGTTTATCTTCGGAATTATAAACGGAAGGGCATCCGTTCAGTCCGGCAGTGAGGGCAGAAAGAGGGATATGCACAGGTCTCTTACACCATATTATACAGGTTCCTTAGTGACCTCACTCTTAATATTTGCCGTATCCCTGACCTTATTTGCCGGTTATAACTATGGGCAGAAAGGTATATCCCTGTTAACCCGGGGCGAAACCCTGGCAGCGGAAGAGGCCTTTAAAAGGGCATCGAAATACGACCCTTTTACAGCATCGTTCAGAGCCGACAGGGCCCAGATCCTGGATGTCATAGGGAACAGCAGTGAATCAGAAGAACTTCTTGAAGAAGCCGAAAAAGAGATGCAGAAGGCGGTAAGCCTGGATAAATACAACCCCCGGCTGAATGCACACTTAGGGGCATTCTACCTGAGGAGAGGAAACATCGAAGAGGGCCTTAAGTATTTGGAAAAGGCTTCCCAACTCCATCCCTATAATGTAAATTACTATGAATACCTTTCAGATGCATACGTAAGTATTGCAAAGGAATTAATCAGGAGAGGCAGCAGGGATGAATCCGTTGAATTTCTTGACAGGACCATAGATATGGTTAATACTATCAAAGACCTGAATCTTCAATCCGTGAAAAAAATGGATACTACCCCTAAGCTGATCCTCAACATCGAAAAAGCCGCTTATATGAAGGATAATATTGAAACAAGAAGAATTTACAGAGAGGTAGATGATATAGTATTTGCAGCAAGCCTTATGATCGATACCAGAGGGGAAGGCCTGCCCGACCTGTGGAGGAAGGCGGATACGGCTGAGGGCTACATTCAGACCGAAATCATTTCCCGGGAAAGGAGTCCTTATCTCAGGATAGAAAACCCGGGCAGCGGATTGGGGTACATATATTCCCGCGACTTTGAACTGCAGCCCAAGAGCGATTATGTGCTGGTTATGAAAGCGAGGGGGAGCGTTCGACCGGGCCGGTTCAGGGTTTATGTATTCAGCAGGGAAGGGCAGCGGACCCAGGCATCGGCGGCTTCCGTCAATTTAACGGAGGATTGGCAGGAGATAAAAATAGCTTTCAGGACAACGGCTGATATAGAATCCGGAAAACAGTATATAAGGCTTGATCATACCGGAAAAGATGAGGGTTATATCGAGATAAAGGAAATATTCCTTCTCGAAGATTGA
- a CDS encoding NAD-dependent epimerase/dehydratase family protein → MKKILITGANSYIGTSFEKWILQYPDKYSMDTIDMRDEGWREKSFRGYDVVFHVAAIVHVKENDIQKYFKVNRDLTIEVAEKAKREGVKQFIFLSTMGVYGTETGYITKDTIPVPKTPYAKSKYEAEQYLLEMNTDNFNIAILRPPIVYGRGCKGNYPRLAKLALKMPFFPEIENKRSMIYIDNLCEFVRLLIDDCCSGLFFPQNKEYVNTTELVRLIRKSHDKEIKVTKVFNWGIAMGLKFSETFRKVFGSFVYDKGMPGGPRTKINGQIIDYETVTFEESVILTEKNIGD, encoded by the coding sequence ATGAAAAAAATACTGATAACAGGAGCCAATAGCTATATAGGTACTTCTTTTGAAAAGTGGATTTTACAATATCCTGATAAGTATTCTATGGATACCATTGACATGAGAGATGAAGGATGGAGAGAGAAGTCTTTTAGAGGATATGATGTGGTATTTCATGTGGCTGCAATAGTACATGTAAAAGAAAATGATATACAAAAATATTTCAAAGTAAATAGAGACTTAACTATTGAAGTGGCGGAAAAAGCTAAACGAGAGGGTGTTAAACAATTCATATTTTTAAGCACCATGGGGGTTTATGGTACTGAGACAGGATATATCACAAAAGATACTATACCAGTGCCAAAGACGCCCTATGCCAAATCGAAATATGAAGCAGAGCAATATTTATTAGAAATGAATACTGATAACTTTAATATAGCAATACTCAGGCCACCTATTGTATACGGTAGGGGCTGTAAAGGTAATTATCCAAGATTAGCAAAACTTGCATTAAAGATGCCTTTTTTCCCTGAGATAGAGAATAAACGTAGTATGATTTATATTGATAATTTATGTGAATTTGTAAGGTTGTTAATAGATGATTGCTGTAGTGGGTTATTCTTTCCCCAGAATAAAGAATATGTTAATACAACTGAATTGGTAAGATTAATAAGGAAATCTCATGACAAGGAAATTAAGGTAACAAAAGTATTTAATTGGGGGATTGCAATGGGACTAAAATTTTCTGAAACGTTTAGAAAAGTCTTTGGATCTTTTGTTTATGATAAGGGAATGCCCGGTGGGCCTAGAACTAAGATAAACGGCCAAATAATAGATTATGAAACTGTAACGTTTGAGGAATCGGTAATACTAACAGAAAAGAATATAGGTGATTAA